A genomic window from Aethina tumida isolate Nest 87 chromosome 4, icAetTumi1.1, whole genome shotgun sequence includes:
- the LOC109599737 gene encoding uncharacterized protein LOC109599737 isoform X3, whose protein sequence is MDSNELRWTLTLWMLGFFVGLLYFLDVFQIEEYYTITNAPAPNHRFQTKESLKGFLVKTKGCRIPYMDPMDKTIIKFIEKYDPPVCNKGIPALYESNFTSLFLLNSSLPFYNVTDPGELKCCYQAVERKVPRDDERDDKFRVNASCISFGESVNITDEYVMVKCYVNETRIYKDVFWFVPSKVNATQRRPVARRPLNVLIVGLDAVSRLNLHRQMPKTVGYLKEIDAVELLGYNKVGDNTFPNLIPVLTGLFEDELGSTCWKKGGHFDNCTYLWDLYKEKGFMTSFGEDAAWMGIFNYVRQGFINQPTDYAYGYFNKFAEGQIGNSHNLNVDECIGARDIYKDLLKYITRLTSRFHMEDTPYFAFYWGASLSHDYLNKPSIGDQIYLEFFKDLKKNGYLDNTALFFMSDHGIRWGGIRQTFMGRMEERLPFLYVRLPDQYKKEFAQAYNNLKENVHRLTTPFDLHETLKDLLNPFDLTDTVLHNRNDSNNRGISLFSEIPGDRTCQSAAIQTHWCTCQSSLEIDKNSSMVVEASSYAVAYMNKLLQGHGDCADLALDEVINARALTHGDHISLDDHKVFDYMITLKTAPGGGVFETTVRALKNKKFEVLGTISRLNLYGKQSACITDFHLKLYCYCKTFSIWDSGKKLGFL, encoded by the exons ATGGACAGCAATGAACTACGATGGACTTTGACACTATGGATGTTGGGGTTTTTCGTTGGACTGCTCTACTTTCTAGACGTCTTCCAAATAGAAGAATACTATACAATTACAAATGCACCGGCACCTAATCACAGGTTTCAGACCAAGGAATCCTTAAAGGGATTCCTGGTCAAGACCAAGGGATGCAGGATACCTTACATGGACCCCATGGACAAGACAATAATCaagttcattgaaaaatatgacCCACCTGTTTGCAATAAAG GTATACCGGCTTTATATGAGTCCAATTTTACATCATTATTTTTGCTAAATTCCTCGTTGCCTTTTTACAACGTGACCGATCCGGGCGAGCTAAAGTGCTGCTACCAGGCCGTAGAGCGCAAAGTGCCCCGCGACGACGAGCGCGACGACAAATTCAGGGTGAACGCCTCGTGCATCAGCTTCGGCGAATCGGTGAACATCACGGACGAATACGTAATGGTAAAATGTTACGTGAACGAGACGCGGATCTACAAAGACGTCTTCTGGTTCGTTCCGTCGAAGGTGAACGCCACCCAACGCAGACCCGTCGCACGGCGCCCTTTGAACGTGCTCATCGTCGGTTTGGACGCGGTCTCCAGGCTGAATTTGCACAGGCAAATGCCCAAAACTGTGGGTTACCTCAAGGAGATCGACGCCGTCGAACTGCTGGGTTATAACAAGGTCGGCGACAACACGTTCCCGAATCTCATCCCGGTGCTGACCGGTTTGTTTGAGGACGAGCTGGGGAGCACGTGCTGGAAGAAGGGCGGTCACTTCGACAACTGCACGTATCTGTGGGATTTGTACAAGGAGAAGGGGTTCATGACGTCGTTCGGTGAGGACGCCGCGTGGATGGGAATTTTCAATTACGTCAGACAGGGATTCATTAATCAGCCCACTGATTACGCTTACGGGTACTTCAACAAGTTCGCAGAGGGTCAGATAGGCAATTCGCACAACCTAAACGTGGACGAATGCATTGGTGCTAGGGATATTTACAAAGACTTACTGAAGTACATAACAAGACTTACGTCGAGGTTTCACATGGAGGACACACCATACTTTGCCTTCTATTGGGGTGCTAGTCTGTCGCACGACTATCTTAATAAACCTAGCATAGGCGACCAAATTTATTTGGAGTTTTttaaggatctaaagaaaaacgGCTACTTGGACAATACAGCGTTGTTCTTCATGAGCGACCACGGCATAAGGTGGGGCGGCATCCGCCAAACCTTCATGGGCCGAATGGAGGAACGACTGCCTTTCTTGTACGTCCGACTGCCGGATCAATACAAAAAGGAGTTCGCCCAAGCCTATAACAACCTAAAGGAAAACGTCCACAGATTGACCACACCTTTCGACCTGCACGAGACTCTGAAAGACCTCCTCAACCCGTTCGATCTCACCGACACCGTACTGCACAACAGGAACGACTCCAATAACAGAGGCATAAGTTTATTCAGCGAAATTCCAGGCGACAGAACGTGCCAGTCGGCAGCCATCCAGACACATTGGTGCACCTGCCAGAGCAGTTTAGAGATCGACAAGAACAGCAGCATGGTGGTTGAAGCTAGCAGCTACGCGGTTGCTTACATGAACAAATTACTGCAAGGCCACGGCGATTGTGCAGATTTAGCGCTCGACGAAGTGATCAACGCCAGAGCCTTGACTCACGGCGATCATATCTCGTTGGATGATCACAAAGTGTTCGACTATATGATCACCTTGAAGACCGCACCTGGTGGTGGCGTCTTCGAAACCACCGTGAGGGCGTTAAAGAATAAGAAATTTGAAGTATTGGGAACAATTAGCAGGCTCAATTTGTACGGGAAACAGAGTGCTTGCATTACCGATttccatttgaaattgtaCTGCTATTGCAAAACGTTTTCGATTTGGGACAGCGGTAAGAAATTGGGTTTTctgtga
- the LOC109599737 gene encoding uncharacterized protein LOC109599737 isoform X1 codes for MKCKCCKNVFTNGMDSNELRWTLTLWMLGFFVGLLYFLDVFQIEEYYTITNAPAPNHRFQTKESLKGFLVKTKGCRIPYMDPMDKTIIKFIEKYDPPVCNKGIPALYESNFTSLFLLNSSLPFYNVTDPGELKCCYQAVERKVPRDDERDDKFRVNASCISFGESVNITDEYVMVKCYVNETRIYKDVFWFVPSKVNATQRRPVARRPLNVLIVGLDAVSRLNLHRQMPKTVGYLKEIDAVELLGYNKVGDNTFPNLIPVLTGLFEDELGSTCWKKGGHFDNCTYLWDLYKEKGFMTSFGEDAAWMGIFNYVRQGFINQPTDYAYGYFNKFAEGQIGNSHNLNVDECIGARDIYKDLLKYITRLTSRFHMEDTPYFAFYWGASLSHDYLNKPSIGDQIYLEFFKDLKKNGYLDNTALFFMSDHGIRWGGIRQTFMGRMEERLPFLYVRLPDQYKKEFAQAYNNLKENVHRLTTPFDLHETLKDLLNPFDLTDTVLHNRNDSNNRGISLFSEIPGDRTCQSAAIQTHWCTCQSSLEIDKNSSMVVEASSYAVAYMNKLLQGHGDCADLALDEVINARALTHGDHISLDDHKVFDYMITLKTAPGGGVFETTVRALKNKKFEVLGTISRLNLYGKQSACITDFHLKLYCYCKTFSIWDSGKKLGFL; via the exons TGTCTTCACGAATGGAATGGACAGCAATGAACTACGATGGACTTTGACACTATGGATGTTGGGGTTTTTCGTTGGACTGCTCTACTTTCTAGACGTCTTCCAAATAGAAGAATACTATACAATTACAAATGCACCGGCACCTAATCACAGGTTTCAGACCAAGGAATCCTTAAAGGGATTCCTGGTCAAGACCAAGGGATGCAGGATACCTTACATGGACCCCATGGACAAGACAATAATCaagttcattgaaaaatatgacCCACCTGTTTGCAATAAAG GTATACCGGCTTTATATGAGTCCAATTTTACATCATTATTTTTGCTAAATTCCTCGTTGCCTTTTTACAACGTGACCGATCCGGGCGAGCTAAAGTGCTGCTACCAGGCCGTAGAGCGCAAAGTGCCCCGCGACGACGAGCGCGACGACAAATTCAGGGTGAACGCCTCGTGCATCAGCTTCGGCGAATCGGTGAACATCACGGACGAATACGTAATGGTAAAATGTTACGTGAACGAGACGCGGATCTACAAAGACGTCTTCTGGTTCGTTCCGTCGAAGGTGAACGCCACCCAACGCAGACCCGTCGCACGGCGCCCTTTGAACGTGCTCATCGTCGGTTTGGACGCGGTCTCCAGGCTGAATTTGCACAGGCAAATGCCCAAAACTGTGGGTTACCTCAAGGAGATCGACGCCGTCGAACTGCTGGGTTATAACAAGGTCGGCGACAACACGTTCCCGAATCTCATCCCGGTGCTGACCGGTTTGTTTGAGGACGAGCTGGGGAGCACGTGCTGGAAGAAGGGCGGTCACTTCGACAACTGCACGTATCTGTGGGATTTGTACAAGGAGAAGGGGTTCATGACGTCGTTCGGTGAGGACGCCGCGTGGATGGGAATTTTCAATTACGTCAGACAGGGATTCATTAATCAGCCCACTGATTACGCTTACGGGTACTTCAACAAGTTCGCAGAGGGTCAGATAGGCAATTCGCACAACCTAAACGTGGACGAATGCATTGGTGCTAGGGATATTTACAAAGACTTACTGAAGTACATAACAAGACTTACGTCGAGGTTTCACATGGAGGACACACCATACTTTGCCTTCTATTGGGGTGCTAGTCTGTCGCACGACTATCTTAATAAACCTAGCATAGGCGACCAAATTTATTTGGAGTTTTttaaggatctaaagaaaaacgGCTACTTGGACAATACAGCGTTGTTCTTCATGAGCGACCACGGCATAAGGTGGGGCGGCATCCGCCAAACCTTCATGGGCCGAATGGAGGAACGACTGCCTTTCTTGTACGTCCGACTGCCGGATCAATACAAAAAGGAGTTCGCCCAAGCCTATAACAACCTAAAGGAAAACGTCCACAGATTGACCACACCTTTCGACCTGCACGAGACTCTGAAAGACCTCCTCAACCCGTTCGATCTCACCGACACCGTACTGCACAACAGGAACGACTCCAATAACAGAGGCATAAGTTTATTCAGCGAAATTCCAGGCGACAGAACGTGCCAGTCGGCAGCCATCCAGACACATTGGTGCACCTGCCAGAGCAGTTTAGAGATCGACAAGAACAGCAGCATGGTGGTTGAAGCTAGCAGCTACGCGGTTGCTTACATGAACAAATTACTGCAAGGCCACGGCGATTGTGCAGATTTAGCGCTCGACGAAGTGATCAACGCCAGAGCCTTGACTCACGGCGATCATATCTCGTTGGATGATCACAAAGTGTTCGACTATATGATCACCTTGAAGACCGCACCTGGTGGTGGCGTCTTCGAAACCACCGTGAGGGCGTTAAAGAATAAGAAATTTGAAGTATTGGGAACAATTAGCAGGCTCAATTTGTACGGGAAACAGAGTGCTTGCATTACCGATttccatttgaaattgtaCTGCTATTGCAAAACGTTTTCGATTTGGGACAGCGGTAAGAAATTGGGTTTTctgtga
- the LOC109599737 gene encoding uncharacterized protein LOC109599737 isoform X2, producing MWEKIKNVFTNGMDSNELRWTLTLWMLGFFVGLLYFLDVFQIEEYYTITNAPAPNHRFQTKESLKGFLVKTKGCRIPYMDPMDKTIIKFIEKYDPPVCNKGIPALYESNFTSLFLLNSSLPFYNVTDPGELKCCYQAVERKVPRDDERDDKFRVNASCISFGESVNITDEYVMVKCYVNETRIYKDVFWFVPSKVNATQRRPVARRPLNVLIVGLDAVSRLNLHRQMPKTVGYLKEIDAVELLGYNKVGDNTFPNLIPVLTGLFEDELGSTCWKKGGHFDNCTYLWDLYKEKGFMTSFGEDAAWMGIFNYVRQGFINQPTDYAYGYFNKFAEGQIGNSHNLNVDECIGARDIYKDLLKYITRLTSRFHMEDTPYFAFYWGASLSHDYLNKPSIGDQIYLEFFKDLKKNGYLDNTALFFMSDHGIRWGGIRQTFMGRMEERLPFLYVRLPDQYKKEFAQAYNNLKENVHRLTTPFDLHETLKDLLNPFDLTDTVLHNRNDSNNRGISLFSEIPGDRTCQSAAIQTHWCTCQSSLEIDKNSSMVVEASSYAVAYMNKLLQGHGDCADLALDEVINARALTHGDHISLDDHKVFDYMITLKTAPGGGVFETTVRALKNKKFEVLGTISRLNLYGKQSACITDFHLKLYCYCKTFSIWDSGKKLGFL from the exons TGTCTTCACGAATGGAATGGACAGCAATGAACTACGATGGACTTTGACACTATGGATGTTGGGGTTTTTCGTTGGACTGCTCTACTTTCTAGACGTCTTCCAAATAGAAGAATACTATACAATTACAAATGCACCGGCACCTAATCACAGGTTTCAGACCAAGGAATCCTTAAAGGGATTCCTGGTCAAGACCAAGGGATGCAGGATACCTTACATGGACCCCATGGACAAGACAATAATCaagttcattgaaaaatatgacCCACCTGTTTGCAATAAAG GTATACCGGCTTTATATGAGTCCAATTTTACATCATTATTTTTGCTAAATTCCTCGTTGCCTTTTTACAACGTGACCGATCCGGGCGAGCTAAAGTGCTGCTACCAGGCCGTAGAGCGCAAAGTGCCCCGCGACGACGAGCGCGACGACAAATTCAGGGTGAACGCCTCGTGCATCAGCTTCGGCGAATCGGTGAACATCACGGACGAATACGTAATGGTAAAATGTTACGTGAACGAGACGCGGATCTACAAAGACGTCTTCTGGTTCGTTCCGTCGAAGGTGAACGCCACCCAACGCAGACCCGTCGCACGGCGCCCTTTGAACGTGCTCATCGTCGGTTTGGACGCGGTCTCCAGGCTGAATTTGCACAGGCAAATGCCCAAAACTGTGGGTTACCTCAAGGAGATCGACGCCGTCGAACTGCTGGGTTATAACAAGGTCGGCGACAACACGTTCCCGAATCTCATCCCGGTGCTGACCGGTTTGTTTGAGGACGAGCTGGGGAGCACGTGCTGGAAGAAGGGCGGTCACTTCGACAACTGCACGTATCTGTGGGATTTGTACAAGGAGAAGGGGTTCATGACGTCGTTCGGTGAGGACGCCGCGTGGATGGGAATTTTCAATTACGTCAGACAGGGATTCATTAATCAGCCCACTGATTACGCTTACGGGTACTTCAACAAGTTCGCAGAGGGTCAGATAGGCAATTCGCACAACCTAAACGTGGACGAATGCATTGGTGCTAGGGATATTTACAAAGACTTACTGAAGTACATAACAAGACTTACGTCGAGGTTTCACATGGAGGACACACCATACTTTGCCTTCTATTGGGGTGCTAGTCTGTCGCACGACTATCTTAATAAACCTAGCATAGGCGACCAAATTTATTTGGAGTTTTttaaggatctaaagaaaaacgGCTACTTGGACAATACAGCGTTGTTCTTCATGAGCGACCACGGCATAAGGTGGGGCGGCATCCGCCAAACCTTCATGGGCCGAATGGAGGAACGACTGCCTTTCTTGTACGTCCGACTGCCGGATCAATACAAAAAGGAGTTCGCCCAAGCCTATAACAACCTAAAGGAAAACGTCCACAGATTGACCACACCTTTCGACCTGCACGAGACTCTGAAAGACCTCCTCAACCCGTTCGATCTCACCGACACCGTACTGCACAACAGGAACGACTCCAATAACAGAGGCATAAGTTTATTCAGCGAAATTCCAGGCGACAGAACGTGCCAGTCGGCAGCCATCCAGACACATTGGTGCACCTGCCAGAGCAGTTTAGAGATCGACAAGAACAGCAGCATGGTGGTTGAAGCTAGCAGCTACGCGGTTGCTTACATGAACAAATTACTGCAAGGCCACGGCGATTGTGCAGATTTAGCGCTCGACGAAGTGATCAACGCCAGAGCCTTGACTCACGGCGATCATATCTCGTTGGATGATCACAAAGTGTTCGACTATATGATCACCTTGAAGACCGCACCTGGTGGTGGCGTCTTCGAAACCACCGTGAGGGCGTTAAAGAATAAGAAATTTGAAGTATTGGGAACAATTAGCAGGCTCAATTTGTACGGGAAACAGAGTGCTTGCATTACCGATttccatttgaaattgtaCTGCTATTGCAAAACGTTTTCGATTTGGGACAGCGGTAAGAAATTGGGTTTTctgtga